The following coding sequences are from one Oligoflexus sp. window:
- a CDS encoding plasmid pRiA4b ORF-3 family protein, with amino-acid sequence MQGDPNKHKKRGEIGLRLVPKEEQDVTLHISLSDIEPRIWRRLQVSDAISLHELHLAIQGAFGWKNNHLHSFIVKQGEVYSSRPSAFDFSAEDEEGDSRTIYLRDLIGRQVKSFRYVYDMGDNWMHKIKIEQVQSKTRDSLTPVCVDGARHTPPEDCGGSLGYEELLEALEDAQHPSHAEALRSLTQSFDPQQFNLRQANAQIKKMLDGNKR; translated from the coding sequence ATGCAAGGGGATCCGAACAAGCACAAAAAACGCGGCGAGATCGGCCTCAGGCTTGTTCCCAAGGAGGAACAGGATGTGACTCTGCACATCAGCCTCTCCGACATCGAACCCCGAATCTGGCGTCGCCTGCAGGTGAGCGACGCGATCAGTCTGCATGAACTGCATCTCGCCATCCAGGGCGCCTTCGGCTGGAAGAACAATCACCTGCACAGCTTTATCGTCAAGCAGGGCGAGGTCTATTCCTCACGGCCTTCCGCCTTTGATTTCAGCGCCGAGGATGAAGAGGGTGATAGCCGCACGATTTACCTGCGCGATCTCATAGGGCGGCAAGTCAAGAGTTTTCGCTATGTCTACGACATGGGCGATAACTGGATGCATAAGATCAAGATCGAACAGGTGCAGAGCAAAACCCGCGATAGCCTCACGCCTGTCTGCGTGGACGGCGCGCGCCACACGCCTCCCGAGGACTGCGGGGGTTCGCTTGGCTACGAGGAACTGCTCGAAGCCCTGGAGGACGCGCAGCATCCGAGTCACGCCGAAGCCCTGCGGAGCCTGACGCAGAGCTTTGACCCACAGCAGTTCAATCTACGTCAGGCCAACGCTCAAATTAAGAAAATGTTGGATGGAAATAAGCGGTAA
- the egtB gene encoding ergothioneine biosynthesis protein EgtB — MKTHDQLMDIYHKVRRLTEDLCRTLTAEDSLLQAMPDVSPPKWHLAHTSWFFERFFLRTGPGQRPAFDPAYDHLFNSYYESAGSFHPRAQRGLLSRPGLDAIFDYRHWVDAQVLEVWQDYGDAQHGELRASEILEIGLNHEQQHQELLLTDIKYNFFAQVLQPSLRPERILPPDTPVPLLWDPLPEGVHTIGYQGKGFAFDNEKPAHRAYINPVALANRLSTNAEYRRFIQDGGYQRAELWLSEGWQWIRTEKLEHPLYWKRDARDAWSQFTLHGWENLRDHEPVCHLSYFEADAFARWQGARLPSESEWEVRAQREPLSGHFLDFESLHPLSAREGESQIFGDVWEWTSSSYAPYPAYRPLNGTLGEYNGKFMVNQYVLRGGSCATPGHHIRPSYRNFFPTTARWQFAGVRLAKDLP, encoded by the coding sequence ATGAAGACCCATGATCAGCTGATGGACATCTATCACAAGGTGCGACGTCTCACAGAAGACCTGTGTCGGACCCTGACCGCTGAAGATAGCCTCCTGCAAGCCATGCCTGATGTCAGTCCACCCAAGTGGCATCTTGCCCATACAAGCTGGTTTTTTGAACGCTTTTTCCTGCGCACAGGTCCTGGCCAACGCCCGGCCTTTGATCCTGCCTATGATCATCTCTTTAATTCCTACTATGAGTCTGCCGGATCTTTTCATCCGCGGGCTCAACGCGGACTTCTTTCGAGGCCCGGCCTTGACGCGATTTTTGATTATCGGCATTGGGTGGATGCCCAGGTTCTCGAAGTCTGGCAGGACTATGGTGATGCGCAGCACGGAGAGCTGCGTGCTTCAGAGATCCTCGAAATAGGTTTGAATCATGAGCAGCAGCATCAGGAGCTGCTGCTTACCGATATCAAATATAATTTCTTCGCGCAGGTTCTGCAGCCTTCCCTGCGACCGGAACGAATCCTGCCGCCTGACACGCCTGTGCCACTCCTATGGGATCCCTTGCCGGAAGGAGTCCACACCATCGGGTACCAGGGAAAGGGTTTTGCCTTTGATAACGAAAAGCCCGCTCATCGCGCTTATATCAATCCTGTGGCCTTGGCCAACCGCCTCAGTACCAACGCAGAGTATCGGCGATTTATCCAGGATGGAGGATACCAGAGGGCGGAACTCTGGCTGTCGGAAGGCTGGCAATGGATTCGCACGGAAAAGCTGGAGCATCCTCTTTACTGGAAGAGGGACGCACGCGATGCATGGTCGCAATTCACCCTGCATGGTTGGGAAAATCTGCGAGACCATGAGCCGGTCTGCCATCTGAGTTATTTTGAAGCGGATGCCTTTGCCCGCTGGCAGGGCGCCCGACTTCCAAGCGAGAGCGAGTGGGAAGTGAGGGCCCAGCGCGAGCCCCTTTCCGGTCACTTCCTCGACTTCGAATCCCTGCACCCTTTATCGGCCCGGGAAGGGGAAAGCCAGATATTTGGTGATGTCTGGGAATGGACGAGCAGCAGCTATGCGCCTTACCCAGCCTATCGGCCTTTGAATGGAACCTTGGGGGAATACAATGGGAAATTCATGGTCAACCAGTATGTTCTAAGGGGCGGGTCCTGCGCCACCCCAGGGCATCATATCAGGCCGAGTTATCGAAACTTCTTTCCGACGACGGCGCGCTGGCAATTTGCAGGCGTGCGTCTTGCCAAGGATCTGCCATGA